One genomic window of Vicugna pacos chromosome 18, VicPac4, whole genome shotgun sequence includes the following:
- the ITPRIPL2 gene encoding inositol 1,4,5-trisphosphate receptor-interacting protein-like 2 yields MSVHYTLNLRVFWPLVTGLCTALVCLYHVLRGSGGARVEPPDGADGGFPLLKVAVLLLLGYILLRCRQTVRQRFLPGTPRLGGHSAFSPRHFPEPSLDILLESYYEHEVRLSPHVLGHSKAHVSRIVGELVRAGRARGSPGPIPGGALALAFRGDFIQVGSAYEQHKIRRPDGFDVLVPLRLPPLVALEPRSLGAEPELAPAFHGCFVCALKAPPGASGGQWLRDCKTFADGFCVDVRGRRHLSATLVLRWFQSHLQRSLATVRYSLEGRCRVSLTPGGLEQPPTLHILPCRTDYGCCRLSMAVRLIPAVHLGDSVFLVAPPPPPSPVGPLSELPGGLRGDALWGVNTARQEQKLLSWLQERAPPGACYLKCLQLLKALRDLGARGLDPTAATQWGRILSSYVLKTVLLAVLLREGAPAQGWEEAHLGERLEELVQFLRGCLLQRRTLFHCVLGPGGAAAEVGPLPKVLREAGPVDLLAAFDRHARELAAARLLSTWRRLPQLLRAYGGPRYLARCPPPRSQRTQGFPEDEP; encoded by the coding sequence ATGTCTGTGCACTACACCCTCAATCTGCGAGTCTTCTGGCCCCTGGTGACCGGCCTCTGCACCGCCCTCGTGTGCCTCTACCATGTCCTGCGGGGAAGCGGGGGCGCCCGGGTCGAACCGCCCGACGGCGCGGATGGCGGCTTCCCGCTGCTCAAGGTGGCAGTCCTGCTCCTTCTCGGCTACATCCTCCTGCGCTGTCGCCAAACTGTTCGACAGCGCTTCCTGCCCGGGACCCCCCGCCTGGGGGGCCACTCCGCCTTCTCTCCTAGACACTTCCCAGAGCCCAGCCTCGACATCCTGCTGGAGAGTTACTACGAGCATGAGGTGCGCCTGTCGCCGCACGTGCTGGGCCACAGCAAGGCGCACGTGAGCCGGATCGTGGGCGAGCTGGTGCGGGCTGGCCGCGCTCGGGGGTCCCCAGGTCCCATCCCCGGAGGGGCGCTGGCCTTGGCCTTCCGCGGAGACTTTATCCAGGTGGGCAGCGCCTACGAGCAGCATAAAATCCGCCGGCCCGACGGCTTCGACGTGCTTGTGCCGCTGCGCCTCCCGCCCCTGGTGGCGCTGGAGCCCCGGAGCCTGGGCGCTGAGCCCGAGCTGGCGCCAGCCTTCCACGGCTGCTTTGTGTGCGCACTCAAGGCACCGCCGGGAGCCTCCGGAGGCCAGTGGCTCCGGGACTGCAAAACCTTCGCCGACGGCTTCTGCGTGGATGTGCGTGGGCGGCGCCATCTCTCGGCCACACTGGTGCTGCGCTGGTTCCAGTCGCACCTGCAGCGCTCCCTGGCCACCGTGCGCTACAGCCTGGAGGGGCGTTGTCgggtcagcctgaccccgggtgGCCTGGAGCAGCCTCCCACCCTTCACATCCTGCCCTGCCGCACCGATTACGGCTGCTGCCGCCTTTCCATGGCCGTGCGTCTCATCCCTGCTGTCCATTTGGGCGACAGCGTCTTCCTGGTGGCACCACCACCGCCACCCTCGCCCGTCGGGCCCCTGTCGGAGCTCCCAGGAGGTCTGCGCGGGGATGCGCTATGGGGCGTGAACACCGCGCGCCAGGAGCAGAAGCTGCTAAGCTGGCTGCAGGAAAGGGCCCCTCCAGGTGCCTGCTACCTCAAGTGTCTGCAGTTGCTTAAAGCTCTTCGAGACCTGGGTGCCCGAGGGCTGGACCCGACGGCCGCCACCCAGTGGGGACGCATCCTGTCCTCATACGTGCTCAAGACGGTGCTGCTGGCGGTGCTGCTGCGCGAGGGGGCTCCTGCACAAGGCTGGGAGGAGGCACACCTGGGCGAGCGCTTGGAAGAGCTCGTGCAGTTCCTTAGGGGCTGCCTGCTTCAACGCCGAACACTCTTCCACTGCGTCCTGGGCCCTGGCGGGGCAGCTGCTGAGGTGGGCCCGCTGCCCAAGGTCCTGCGTGAAGCTGGCCCAGTTGACCTCCTGGCTGCTTTCGACAGGCACGCCCGGGAGCTCGCGGCGGCGCGCTTGCTGTCCACGTGGCGAAGGCTGCCGCAGCTTCTCCGGGCCTATGGGGGTCCCCGCTACCTTGCCAGGTGTCCCCCACCCCGGAGCCAGCGCACCCAGGGGTTCCCTGAAGATGAACCATAA